A genomic segment from Fusarium fujikuroi IMI 58289 draft genome, chromosome FFUJ_chr04 encodes:
- a CDS encoding probable HAD superfamily hydrolase, with translation MPEINTLLFDCDNTLVLSEELAFEACAGLINEICEARQVEMRFTGETLIKEFVGQNFRGMLTTLQKNYNIEISPEDMETYVRKEEDAVIAKLKESLRPCVGVDEQLEKLAASGKYTMSVVSSSALRRVRASIEKVGQDKYFQGDVVFSAATSLEKPTSKPDPAIYLHALEKLGKKAEEAVAIEDSKSGTLSGTRAGIKVIGYVGPYAEDKQPEMEKTLSDAGAVVIMRHWSEFPAALQKIEAGEV, from the exons ATGCCCGAG ATCAACACCCTCCTGTTCGATTGCGACAACACCCTCGTCCTCTCTGAGGAGCTTGCCTTCGAGGCTTGCGCTGGCCTCATTAACGAGATCTGCGAGGCTCGTCAAGTCGAGATGCGCTTCACTGGCGAGACTCTCATCAAGGAGTTTGTCGGTCAGAACTTCCGCGGCATGCTCACCACCCTCCAGAAGAACTACAACATCGAGATCTCACCTGAGGACATGGAGACCTATGTTCGGAAGGAGGAGGACGCAGTAATTGCCAAGCTTAAGGAATCTCTCCGACcttgtgttggtgttgatgagcagctcgagaagcttgctgcTTCTGGCAAGTACACCATGTCCGTGGTTTCTTCCTCTGCCCTCCGCCGTGTCCGTGCCTCCATCGAGAAGGTCGGTCAGGACAAGTATTTCCAGGGCGATGTTGTCTTCTCTGCCGCCACAAGTCTCGAGAAGCCCACAAGCAAGCCTGATCCCGCTATCTACCTCCACGCTCTGGAGAAACTTGGCAAGAAGGCAGAAGAGGCTGTCGCTATTGAGGACAGCAAGAGCGGCACTCTTAGTGGTACTCGGGCTGGTATCAAGGTCATTGGTTATGTTGGCCCTTATGCTGAAGACAAACAGcccgagatggagaagacttTGAGTGAcgctggtgctgttgtcATCATGCGGCACTGGTCCGAGTTCCCCGCTGCTCTGCAGAAGATTGAGGCAGGTGAGGTCTAA
- a CDS encoding DNAJ-like protein, with the protein MVKETKLYDTLNVKPEATQDEIKKGYKKAALKWHPDKNKDSPDAAEKFKECSQAYEILSDPEKRKIYDQYGLEFLLRGGTAQPEGGAGGNPFAAGGMPGGFEGFNFQGGMPGGGGTRTFHFNTGSGAGGFGFSNPEDIFAEFMRNGSAGGMHGGDEDDIAGMFGGFGGAGPRSRSSRTRSGFEPRPREATPEELFNGVTKKMKIKRKTYDETGKRVQTDQILEVPIKPGLKKGSKIKFNGVGDQVEGGRQDLHFIVEEKEHPLYKREDNDLVHVVTLDLKEALTGWRRTVTTIDGRQLNLEKGGPTQPNSEERYPGLGMPISKKPGQRGDFVIKYKINFPASLTADQKQKLREIL; encoded by the exons ATGGTCAAGGAGACGAAGCTCTACGACACCCTCAACGTCAAGCCTGAGGCAACTCAggacgagatcaagaagggaTACAA GAAAGCAGCCTTGAAATGGCACCcagacaagaacaaggataGCCCCGATGCGGCTGAAAAGTTCAAAGAATGCTCACAAGCATACGAAATTCTTTCCGATCCCGAGAAACGAAAGATTTATGATCAGTACGGTCTCGAATTCCTACTCCGTGGCGGTACCGCACAACCCGAAGGTGGTGCCGGTGGAAACCCCTTCGCCGCTGGAGGCATGCCTGGCGGGTTTGAAGGCTTCAACTTCCAAGGCGGTATGCCCGGTGGAGGCGGCACCCGAACCTTCCACTTCAACACCGGCAGCGGTGCTGGCGGCTTCGGCTTCAGCAACCCCGAAGATATCTTTGCCGAATTCATGCGTAACGGATCTGCTGGTGGTATGCATGGCGGCGACGAAGACGACATCGCTGGCATGTTTGGCGGATTTGGAGGTGCTGGTCCTCGAAGCCGCAGTTCACGCACACGCTCAGGCTTCGAGCCTCGACCTAGAGAAGCTACTCCTGAAG AGCTCTTCAACGGtgtgaccaagaagatgaagattaAGCGTAAGACTTACGATGAGACCGGAAAGAGAGTCCAGACCGACCAGATCCTCGAAGTACCTATCAAGCCGGGCCTGAAGAAGGGTTCCAAGATCAAGTTCAACGGAGTCGGCGATCAAGTAGAGGGAGGCCGCCAAGATCTTCACTTTATTGTCGAAGAG AAGGAACATCCTCTCTACAAGCGCGAGGATAACGACCTTGTCCATGTGGTAACCCTTGATCTCAAGGAGGCCTTAACCGGCTGGCGAAGGACAGTGACAACGATCGACGGCCGAcagctcaacctcgagaagGGAGGCCCAACTCAGCCCAACAGCGAGGAACGGTATCCTGGCCTGGGTATGCCCATCTCTAAAAAGCCTGGCCAGCGAGGCGACTTCGTCATCAAGTACAAGATCAACTTCCCAGCAAGTTTGACTGCCGatcagaagcagaagctcagGGAGATTCTGTAA
- a CDS encoding probable ubiquitin-conjugating enzyme CDC34 → MAQKRLMQELQPLQKEKWVNIETDDSNLLVWKIGLWVVNPDSVWHGAYLKAEMKFPNDYPYQPPSFKFLTKNICHPNVYTDGNLCISILHKPGEDEQSGELASERWNVLHGVESVLRSVLLLLDDPEINSPANVDASVLYRDNKTEYNKRAKDIVDKSQKDIPPGSRMPTPSELAPAPQKPIDDDADFWNMTDEEEDFGGSDSDEDMEDFDDDDEDEDDVRDQK, encoded by the exons ATGGCGCAAAAGAGACTTATGCAGGAGCTGCAACCCCTTCAGAAGGAGAAATGGGTCAACATCGAG ACCGACGACTCGAACCTTCTGGTCTGGAAGATCGGCCTTTGGGTTGTTAACCCCGACAGTGTCTGGCACGGAGCCTACCTCAAGGCAGAGATGAAGTTTCCCAACGATTATCCTTACCAGCCGCCCAGCTTCAAATTTCTCACCAAGAATATCTGTCACCCCAACGTCTACACCGACGGCAATCTCTGCATTTCCATCCTCCACAAGCCGGGCGAAGACGAGCAGTCAGGCGAGCTGGCCAGCGAGCGTTGGAATGTCCTCCACGGTGTCGAATCGGTCCTGCGATCcgttctgctcctcctcgacGATCCCGAAATCAACTCACCCGCAAATGTCGATGCTAGCGTCCTCTATCGCGATAACAAGACCGAGTATAACAAACGAGCAAAAGACATCGTTGATAAGTCCCAGAAGGATATTCCGCCAGGGTCACGGATGCCCACCCCCTCCGAGCTCGCACCTGCACCACAAAAGCCAATTGATGACGATGCCGATTTCTGGAATATGaccgacgaagaggaagactttGGCGGCAGCGATAGTGACGAGGACATGgaagactttgatgatgatgacgaggatgaggatgatgttaGAGACCAGAAGTAG
- a CDS encoding probable cpc-3 protein, producing the protein MAGKQSGVWNTPSGLKNNNKNESSFPGLLPAAASPEVNNKIEYEELQQNELLALEAIYGDDFVMHTETQSAWKKSEPHFDIRIKASSDEDFACTLGFVMTATYPKSPPLITLKNYDLKDVTTFKIQKYLETKPKLFAQDAQEMIDQIVEGVRDILEDAAQAKANGKHLPSLEEERERHEASMAKLAEEKKQEEDRKKKEATQEEDRIMAEMLQQQVERQKQKAKESKRRNGGNIPQQSSTSSETEEIIEFEQLCNATDQSGNALVFKAVTGKRHLRQGPVSTVYEVRPVLINGQGNLPLALKQTVIRTTNKDAKEFKIQLQSLDSRLQDLKSVKRVHHRHLVEVLGFKVQSGLSADPAVSNICTVNILSPLAENQSLEEFLELARRVVDIGRVRSWTRDLLDALNFLHNKNIAHQDIHPGNILLFREPNGQIVPKISDAWYQREIHSITSNKPGLPGLNTAKSAYWLPPEIAGASKPSYTFKTDIWDFGIVFIQMIFGLDVLRTYSSPKNLMESVTLSHSLHELVNRFFKEDKQKRPRAFELGSSEFLATDAPVLFQDSPAFPSTSSPVSTQNLPARPRHEFTTHRGPALSRYTEDFIEEARLGKGGFGEVVKARMKLDGQIYAIKKIKPRSQANLTEILKEVRLLSQLNHPAVVRYNTAWVEEAPDQAETEDDTSTGYFTEENTQGTGSAGVEIEFAASTGGLDFISSNANVDYGFEDSEDSDEDSDEDESEDGDDTEDEMSIHRVSSPDKERNAMFQRRARYQRSYRTMLYISMEYCEKRTLRDLIARNLYKNTSEIWRLFSQILEGLAHIHGLSIVHRDLKPENIFITSDSDGIDNVKIGDFGLATSGQFSLEKPNGNTLETDDMTRSIGTAYYSAPEVRSTVNGIYSTKVDMYSLGIIFFEMCYLPMIGMQKADVLGKLRRPTPVLPSDFKPTDKAQAEIILSLVNHNPKDRPSSTDLLNNEELPIQIESVRGRQTLAILANPSSPYYHKTLSWLFSKRMDPIEDYAWDMSARSLSPKELLNQILVKQKLVSIFRSHGALEPPRSSIYPRTSHYGDNAVQLLTPRGKVVQLPYDLTLGNARTMAYFDPVVERSFTFGNVFRDKNDGGHPLMFGEADFDIVTTDALDFALNEAEVLKVMDEIVHAFPSLSTTPMCFHLGHSDLLQLIFEYCGISPASRRAAADVLSKLNIHNFNWQKIRVELRSPTVGVSAISVDELQKFDFRDTPNKTFSKLKTLFEGSNMYQRASPTIAHLKEVIEYCKRLGVGTKIYINPLNSLKEAFYTGGIIFSCIYDKKVKDVFAAGGRYDQLIREFRPRTGGQVREKHAVGFSLAWERLAKIPKAGGRSFLKKSEDESSGIFSSRRCDCLVASFSAAVSRSLGTEILQTLWAHSISAELAKDARSPEDLLSKHREEEYSWLIIIKQDAMLKIKSLGRKDVPDADIPTTQLLSWLRNEIRERDSKTVVKLRGNSSADTTNGSGLGEKEEQEVRVLVAQTRSKKFNRRTVVEQAQSTASSLVQSFLDGPILAIETTDQVMDLIRGTCLSEVEGWRQVEQSVTNTERKYIREIHDELDNLRYKYQKKNGDGSRHAFLYNFRSGNCVYYDLGA; encoded by the exons ATGGCGGGGAAGCAATCTGGGGTTTGGAACACACCCTCGGGTCTaaagaacaacaacaaaaatgAGTCAAGTTTCCCGGGCTTGCTACCTGCTGCTGCGAGCCCGGAGGTCAACAACAAAATCGAATATGAAGAGCTGCAACAGAACGAACTACTAGCCCTTGAGGCTATTTACGGCGACGATTTCGTCATGCATACCGAGACTCAGAGCGCATGGAAG AAGTCAGAACCGCATTTTGATATCCGGATAAAAGCATCATCGGATGAAGACTTTGCTTGTACGCTAGGTTTTGTCATGACTGCAACTTACCCAAAGTCGCCTCCTCTTATCACGTTGAAGAACTACGACCTCAAGGACGTCACGACATTCAAGATCCAGAAGTACCTAGAAACGAAGCCAAAGTTATTTGCACAGGATGCACAAGAAATGATCGATCAAATCGTTGAAGGAGTACGGGATATCCTCGAGGATGCTGCGCAAGCGAAGGCAAACGGGAAACACCTCCCTTCTctcgaagaagaacgagaGCGGCACGAAGCTTCCATGGCGAAGTtagcagaagagaagaaacaagaagaagatcgaaagaaaaaagaagcgacgcaagaagaagatcgtATCATGGCCGAGATGCTCCAACAGCAGGTTGAACGACAGAAACAGAAAGCCAAGGAGTCAAAGCGTCGCAACGGCGGCAATATACCCCAGcaatcttcaacaagctcagAGACAGAAGAAATCATCGAGTTCGAGCAATTATGTAACGCTACGGATCAGTCAGGAAATGCCCTCGTCTTCAAGGCTGTCACAGGCAAACGCCACCTTAGGCAGGGACCTGTATCCACCGTTTACGAAGTCCGACCTGTGCTGATCAATGGGCAAGGTAACCTGCCTTTGGCACTGAAGCAGACTGTTATCCGCACCACAAATAAGGACGCGAAAGAGTTCAAGATTCAGCTACAAAGTCTCGACTCTCGTCTTCAGGATCTCAAGTCTGTCAAGCGAGTTCATCATCGGCATCTTGTTGAAGTTTTGGGCTTCAAGGTCCAGTCCGGGCTTTCTGCTGATCCTGCTGTCTCGAATATATGCACTGTGAACATCTTGTCTCCCTTGGCGGAAAATCAGTCTCTAGAGGAGTTCTTGGAGCTTGCGAGACGGGTTGTGGATATTGGCAGAGTGCGTTCCTGGACGCGGGATCTGCTTGATGCGCTCAATTTCCTTCACAACAAGAATATCGCACATCAAGATATTCACCCAGGAAACATTCTCCTGTTCCGAGAGCCGAATGGGCAGATAGTCCCCAAGATCTCTGATGCCTGGTACCAGAGAGAAATTCACTCTATCACTTCGAACAAACCCGGTCTTCCAGGATTGAACACTGCCAAGTCTGCCTACTGGCTCCCCCCTGAGATTGCTGGTGCATCTAAGCCCTCGTATACATTCAAGACTGATATTTGGGATTTCGGCATTGTGTTCATTCAGATGATCTTTGGTCTTGACGTGCTACGAACATACTCGTCGCCCAAGAATCTTATGGAATCGGTCACGTTGTCCCATTCGCTGCATGAGTTAGTCAACAGGTTCTTCAAGGAAGATAAGCAAAAACGGCCTCGAGCATTTGAGCTTGGATCCAGCGAGTTTTTAGCCACTGATGCCCCGGTTCTTTTCCAGGACTCTCCTGCATTTCCGTCAACAAGTTCTCCAGTATCCACACAAAACCTTCCGGCAAGGCCTCGACATGAGTTTACTACTCATCGAGGTCCCGCGCTATCGCGGTACACAGAAGACTTCATTGAGGAAGCCAGGCTAGGAAAGGGCGGTTTCGGAGAGGTGGTAAaggcgaggatgaagctgGACGGCCAAATTTACGCCATCAAGAAAATAAAACCACGTTCCCAAGCTAACCTAACAGAGATTCTAAAGGAAGTAAGGCTTTTGTCTCAGCTTAACCATCCTGCGGTTGTACGATACAATACCGCAtgggttgaagaagctcctGATCAAGCCGAAACTGAGGACGACACATCAACTGGATACTTTACCGAAGAGAACACTCAAGGAACTGGGTCTGCCGGGGTCGAAATTGAATTTGCTGCCAGTACAGGCGGGCTTGacttcatctcatccaaTGCCAACGTCGACTATGGATTTGAAGACTCTGAAGACTCTGATGAAGActctgatgaagacgaatcagaggatggtgatgatacAGAGGACGAGATGTCTATTCACAGAGTTTCTTCGCCagataaagaaagaaacgcCATGTTCCAGCGACGAGCTCGATATCAGCGTTCATACAGAACCATGCTGTACATATCGATGGAGTATTGTGAGAAACGA ACCCTTCGAGATCTGATTGCAAGGAATCTCTACAAGAATACTTCTGAAATTTGGCGACTATTTTCTCAGATTCTGGAAGGTTTGGCTCATATCCATGGGCTTAGCATTGTCCACCGTGATTTGAAGCCGGAAAATATTTTCATTACTAGCGACTCTGATGGCATTGACAATGTGAAGATTGGCGATTTTGGACTCGCCACCAGCGGACAATTCTCACTGGAAAAGCCAAACGGAAACACTCTGGAGACAGACGATATGACGAGAAGCATCGGTACTGCATATTACTCCGCACCTGAAGTCAGATCCACGGTCAACGGCATATATAGCACCAAGGTCGAT ATGTATTCGCTGGGCATCATTTTCTTCGAGATGTGTTATCTACCTATGATAGGTATGCAAAAGGCCGATGTCCTTGGTAAGCTTAGGCGGCCGACACCAGTGTTACCATCGGACTTTAAGCCCACGGATAAAGCTCAGGCAGAAATCATATTGTCTCTTGTCAACCACAACCCCAAGGATAGGCCCTCAAGTACtgaccttctcaacaatGAAGAGCTACCTATTCAGATCGAGAGCGTCAGGGGTAGACAGACTCTTGCTATACTGGCAAATCCAAGCTCGCCATACTACCACAAGACGCTTTCGTGGCTATTTTCGAAACGGATGGACCCTATTGAGGATTACGCTTGGGATATGTCTGCGAGGTCATTGAGTCCAaaggagcttctcaaccaaATACTGGTTAAACAAAAGCTCGTTTCGATTTTCCGTAGCCATGGCGCTCTAGAACCCCCTCGAAGCAGCATATATCCACGGACATCACATTATGGAGATAATGCTGTCCAGCTTTTGACCCCGAGAGGCAAAGTGGTGCAGCTGCCCTATGATCTCACACTGGGCAATGCGAGGACCATGGCATATTTTGATCCAGTAGTTGAACGATCTTTTACCTTTGGGAACGTTTTCCGGGACAAGAACGACGGAGGCCATCCACTGATGTTTGGAGAAGCTGATTTCGACATTGTCACCACTGACGCCCTGGACTTTGCTTTGAACGAAGCAGAGGTTCTCAAAGTGATGGATGAGATTGTCCATGCATTTCCTTCCTTATCCACGACTCCTATGTGTTTCCATCTGGGACATTCAGATCTTTTACAGCTTATCTTCGAGTATTGTGGGATAAGCCCTGCAAGTCGACGTGCAGCGGCAGACGTGTTGAGTAAGCTCAACATCCACAATTTTAACTGGCAGAAGATTAGGGTCGAGCTGCGGTCACCAACTGTAGGTGTTTCGGCCATAAGCGTGGACGAATTGCAGAAATTCGACTTCAGAG ACACTCCGAACAAGACATTCTCCAAATTGAAAACCCTTTTTGAAGGCAGCAATATGTACCAGCGAGCTTCTCCGACAATCGCGCATCTCAAGGAAGTCATTGAGTATTGCAAACGCCTGGGCGTAGGAACAAAGATCTATATCAACCCTTTGAACAGCTTGAAGGAAGCATTCTACACAGGCGGCATCATCTTTTCATGCATCTACGATAAAAAGGTCAAGGATGTTTTTGCTGCTGGCGGTAGGTATGATCAACTTATCAGAGAATTCCGACCCAGGACTGGTGGCCAAGTTCGAGAGAAACATGCAGTTGGATTCAGTTTGGCATGGGAGCGATTGGCAAAGATTCCCAAAGCCGGGGGGCGATCGTTCTTGAAGAAATCCGAGGACGAGTCAAGCGGAATTTTCAGCTCTCGACGA TGTGATTGCTTGGTAGCTAGCTTCAGCGCTGCTGTGTCGAGGTCTTTAGGTACCGAAATACTTCAAACGCTCTGGGCACACAGCATCAGCGCTGAGCTGGCCAAGGATGCCAGATCCCCCGAAGACTTGTTGTCGAaacaccgagaagaagaatattcttggctcatcatcatcaaacagGATGCAATGTTGAAGATCAAAAGCTTGGGACGCAAGGATGTGCCTGATGCAGATATACCAACAACACAACTGCTTTCTTGGCTTCGTAACGAGATCCGAGAACGCGATTCAAAAACAGTGGTGAAACTTCGCGGCAACAGCTCCGCAGATACTACTAATGGCTCGGGCTTGGGTGAAAAGGAAGAGCAAGAGGTTCGTGTGCTGGTGGCACAAACACGGAGCAAAAAGTTCAACCGTAGAACGGTTGTGgaacaagctcaaagcaCTGCGAGCAGCTTGGTACAGTCTTTTCTTGATGGGCCTATCTTGGCCATCGAGACTACGGATCAGGTCATGGACCTAATCCGCGGGACCTGCCTGTCAGAGGTTGAGGGTTGGCGACAAGTCGAGCAGTCGGTGACGAATACGGAAAGGAAGTATATCCGTGAGATCCATGACGAGCTCGATAACCTGAGATACAAATATCAGAAAAAGAACGGCGACGGGTCACGGCACGCATTCCTGTACAATTTTCGGTCAGGTAACTGCGTGTATTACGATCTTGgggcctaa
- a CDS encoding related to CWC2-involved in mRNA splicing: MADTAEQIEMAPVVEQEEQNMAVATTNTEVAAPTGKKVVKKIIRKKKRPARAQVDPDFVTSEPPPQTGTIFNIWYNKWSGGDREDKYLSKTKAKGRCNVAKDSGYTKADAMPGSYFCLRFARGVCPKGQDCEYLHRLPGPYDHFNPNVDCFGRDKFSDYRDDMGGVGSFMRQNRTVYVGRIHVTDDIEEIVARHFAEWGPVERIRVLNTRGVAFITYVNQANAEFAKEAMAHQSLDHEEVLNVRWATADPNPMAQAREARKIEEQAADAIRRALPAEFVAEIEGRDPEARKRRKIESSYGLEGYEAPDEIHFARGTQAVNPLGRKGFEVEYQERPMIENGESGEPPFQIEEQQPQTQQETGGIFSGSTLAALNKAKVSVASKPKATATTGPLVAYGSDSDSDDE, encoded by the exons ATGGCCGATACAGCAGAACAAATCGAAATGGCGCCGGTCGTCGAGCAAGAAGAGCAGAATATGGCCGTAGCGACCACGAATACCGAGGTTGCAGCACCAACCGGAAAGAAagtcgtcaagaagatcattcgcaagaagaagcgaccTGCGCGCGCCCAAGTCGATCCCGATTTTGTCACATCAGAACCCCCTCCTCAGACCGGTACAATCTTCAACATTTGGTATAACAAGTGGTCCGGTGGTGATCGAGAAGACAAGTACCTATCGAAGACTAAAGCGAAGGGTCGCTGCAATGTTGCGAAGGACAGCGGATATACCAAGGCCGACGCGATGCCTGGAAGCTACTTCTGCTTGCGCTTTGCGCGCGGCGTTTGCCCCAAAGGTCAAGACTGCGAATATCTTCATCGGCTACCTGGACCATACGATCACTTCAACCCCAACGTCGACTGCTTTGGACGCGACAAGTTTTCCGACTACCGAGACGACATGGGTGGTGTCGGAAGTTTTATGAGGCAGAACAGAACAGTGTATGTTGGGAGGATTCATGTTACAGACGACATCGAAGAGATTGTGGCGCGACACTTTGCAGAATGGGGCCCTGTAGAGCGCA TTCGTGTTCTCAACACCCGAGGTGTCGCATTTATCACATATGTCAACCAAGCCAATGCAGAATTTGCCAAAGAGGCCATGGCGCATCAGTCTCTCGACCACGAGGAAGTGCTCAACGTTCGCTGGGCAACAGCCGATCCCAACCCTATGGCGCAAGCTCGAGAAGCCCGCAAAATCGAGGAGCAAGCTGCTGATGCTATTCGAAGAGCCCTTCCTGCAGAATTCGTGGCTGAAATCGAAGGGCGAGACCCCGAAGCTAGAAAGCGACGGAAGATCGAAAGCAGCTATGGTCTTGAGGGATATGAAGCGCCCGATGAAATCCACTTTGCCCGGGGTACCCAGGCAGTCAACCCCCTGGGTCGAAAAGGGTTCGAAGTGGAATATCAGGAACGGCCAATGATTGAAAACGGAGAATCAGGCGAACCACCGTTTCAAATTGAGGAGCAACAGCCTCAAACTCAACAAGAGACGGGTGGCATCTTCTCAGGCAGCACCCTCGCGGCCCttaacaaggccaaggtctcGGTGGCATCGAAACCGAAAGCAACGGCTACAACAGGACCTTTGGTGGCATATggcagcgacagcgacagcgatgatgaatAG
- a CDS encoding probable GTP-binding protein, which yields MVNITEKIKEIEEEMKKTQKNKATEYHLGLLKGKLARLRAQLLEPGPGAGGGGGSGFDVSKSGDARIALVGFPSVGKSTFLSKVTKTRSEVASYAFTTLTAIPGVLEYGGAEIQLLDLPGIIEGASEGKGRGRQVISAAKTSDLILMVLDATKKAEQRALLEAELEAVGIRLNREPPNIYLKVKTAGGMKITFQSPPKNLDEKMLYNILRDYKILNCEVLVRDENATVDDFIDVIMKDHRKYIKCLYVYNKIDSVSLDFLDKLAREDHTVVMSCELDLGIQDVVDRCWKELKLIRIYTKRKGAEPDFGEALIVRSNSTIEDVCDRIHRTLKDTFKYALVWGASARHVPQRVGLAHPVADEDVVYIVSAWKA from the exons ATGGTGAACATTAcggagaagatcaagga gattgaggaggagatgaagaagacacaAA AGAACAAGGCGACTG AATATCATTTGGGTCTATTAAAAGG AAAACTCGCTCGACTGAGGGCACAGCTTCTAGAGCCTGGTCCTGGggctggcggtggtggtggctcAGGTTTCGATGTCAGCAAAAGTGGTGATGCGCGAATTGCTCTTGTTGGTTTCCCATCAGTAGGAAAATCGACGTTCTTATCGAAAGTCACAAAGACGCGGTCAGAAGTTGCTTCTTATGCTTTCACAACCTTGACAGCCATTCCCGGTGTGCTCGAGTATGGCGGTGCTGAGATTCAGCTGCTCGATCTTCCCGGTATTATCGAAGGTGCTTCTGAGGGCAAGGGTCGAGGAAGACAAGTTATTTCGGCTGCCAAGACCAGTGACCTTATTCTAATGGTTCTTGATGCTACCAAGAAAGCCGAACAAAGAGCATTGCTCGAAGCTGAATTGGAAGCTGTCGGTATCCGCCTGAACCGAGAACCACC CAACATTtacctcaaggtcaagacagCGGGTGGCATGAAAATCACATTCCAGTCGCCTCCCAAGAACTTGGACGAGAAGATGCTTTACAACATCCTGCGCGACTACAAGATCCTTAATTGTGAGGTACTTGTCCGTGATGAGAACGCCACAGTCGATGACTTCATTGATGTTATCATGAAGGACCATCGAAAGTACATCAAGTGTCTGTACGTTTACAACAAGATTGATAGTGTCTCGCTTGACTTCTTGGACAAGCTGGCACGCGAGGATCATACCGTTGTCATGAGTTGTGAACTGGACCTGGGCATCCAGGATGTTGTGGACAGATGTTGGAAAGAGCTCAAGCTGATCCGTATTTACACCAAACGCAAGGGTGCTGAACCAGACTTTGGTGAGGCGTTGATTGTGCGCAGTAACAGCACAATCGAGGACGTCTGCGACCGCATTCACAGGACTCTGAAGGACACGTTCAAGTATGCGCTGGTGTGGGGTGCTAGTGCAAGACATGTTCCTCAAAGAGTTGGTCTGGCACACCCTGTTGCGGATGAAGATGTAGTGTATATCGTCAGTGCCTGGAAGGCTTAG
- a CDS encoding related to BNS1 protein, translating to MSAKVLADKDVNAPMVEQPVTKDVKSMEYHRQVLQSKMAEEETANKYVSPSDNIMSPCSAKINALRNKHASKAKPKSLFAQASAKKLQGDNPLGAKPAPAKAGFQL from the exons ATGTCAGCCAAGGTTCTCGCCGATAAGGACGTCAACGCTCCCATGGTTGAGCAGCCAGTTACCAAAGACGTCAAGAGCATGGAGTATCACCGCCAGGTTCTCCAGTCCAAGatggctgaggaagagac TGCCAACAAGTACGTCTCGCCCTCAGACAACATCATGAGCCCTTGCTCTGCAAAGATCAATGCTCTACGAAACAAGCACGCCAGCAA GGCCAAGCCTAAGTCCTTGTTCGCCCAAGCGAGCGCTAAGAAACTCCAGGGCGACAATCCCTTGGGGGCGAAGCCAGCACCAGCCAAGGCCGGTTTCCAACTGTAA